The genome window GGCTCAATCTGGTCAATGAGCATTTTCATTTACACGTCGATATAAGCGGTATCCAGCGCGCATGGTTTTTTAGCCGCGCCGATCTACAGCATGGCGTCTATTTTTGCGACAAGCACGGCAACGCAGTATTTTCGTTGTTGCTGGTCAAGCAGGGACTAACTTACGATGCCGGATCATTGGCAGCTTTTAAAAACACAACCGAGCAATTCGGACTAATCTACCTTCACGTTGCAGAACCTGTTGAAATCGAGGAAAAATCCGATGAATGACGATACCCGGACCGCCATACCAGAAAAACCGAAAATGGCCGACTATAAACGGCTCCTGCTGGTTTGCACCGGCCCGCGCTGTACGCTGAACGGGGAAGGACAGACACTGTTCGATGGTCTCGGTGAAAAATTCAAGGCGGCCGGCATAGATCAAGGCCCGTTGCGTGTTAAGCGTACCCGGGTTTCCTGTTTCGCCACCTGCAAGGCCGGTCCGATCGTCTGCGTACAACCAGATGGAATATGGTACTACAATGTCAACGAAGCCAATCTGGACCGTATCATTCAGCAACACCTCGTTGGAGGAGAACCGGTCGAGGATTTAATCTACCACCGCGGGCCGGAATTGTGAAAGCCAAATCGCAACAGTGACCAAGCGTTTATAAGATACGTCCACCCGCTCGCTTTCAGTAGGGATACTGAAGACAGGGGATTAATCGGGGCTGCGCCGTTTACGCGCCGTAGAACTGTGCTGCGGCCCCGTACACCATCATGGCCTGTCCCTGACGCATAGCCAGAAGACTAGGCCTTCGGAAAGTAACCTCCCCGGATCAAGTCCGGGGCAGGCGCTGTCGGCTGGATACCGGCATTCCCTGTCGCCATGACGGTTTTTTCCGTACAGATCTGAACGGACGGAAATGCTTTATACAGTTTCCACGTTGGACTTGCTACTAATGCGCAGCGACAACTGCCTTGATTTGCTCCAGCGTCAGATAGCCTTTCTTCTCCGTGTCGATATTCTCAAAACCCGCTGCAATGCGCGGCATTCCACCCTTGGCCTCTTCCAGCGTGAGTTTGCCGTCACCATTCTTGTCCGCCGCCTTAAAGCGGGTTTCAGCCAACTGGATCTGTTCATTGGCAGTTTGGGCATATGAGGCTCCCGTTGCGGCCAGGCATATTCCGATGCTCAAGACGACGCGAGGTAATTTGTTGGACAGATACTTGAAAAACATTTTTTCTTCCTTTTCAGTAGAGGAACTTGAAACATTGAAAACGATAACCTGTTAAAGCAACCGGCCGGACTGTCATTTTTCAAGGGAACCCAGAAGTACAATCACGCTGTAATTCCCTCGATAATCGATGTTTGAAAAAATAGCTATTAAATCTTGAACTCTTCCTTATCGCGCCCGACAGACTCATAATGTCTGAGCCATTTCGGCTTGGCGCCTACTCCGCCCCAAGTCGAGCCGCTGTCAGGGTCACGGTATTTTGCAACGATATTCGGCTTGTTACGCCCTGAAGCCTTGCCGCCTTCACCACGAAAACCCAACTGAGCTGCGGTAATGCCATATTCATGTATCTTCTGCTTGATTTCGGCAATCACATTGGCCAGCTCCTGCTCGCGTATTGCTTCAGCCTGCCTGGATAGTTCTGCAATTCTTTCCTGTAATTCTTTATATGATGTAGACATATTCTCTCCCATTGATAACTACCCGTATAATGTGCCATTGCACAGGCATATTAGTCAAGCGTTTTATTCGATGGTATAATTAAAATATTGTAAACCTAAACAGGACAGGCAGCCAATTCATCTACTTGCTTCCATCGTTCAGAAAGCGGCAACAAACCCCAGCATGGATATGATGGAATTAGTGAATTGCGTAGTTCCACCGCTGGTTTGACCATACAGTTGCAAGCGATGGTTAATGGTCCAGACAAACCCAGCGCCCACGGCGTTCTGTTTGGGTTTATTGTCGTTATCATACGATGATAAAACCTGGGGTCCACGCGGCAAGCCCATAGCATTGTAATATCCATGCACGAATACAGCAAAGTCCTTGCTGAAAAAGTCGCGCTGAAACGCCCATTGAAAAACGAACTCCCAGGCATTAACTGATGAATTTCCCTGCGTAAGCGTTCTCGTCGCGCCCAAGTTATACTCGAAGTCGATATCAAACGGCAACGACTGATCGAAGTTGAAGCTAATTGAAGGCTGAGTTCCTTGATAAAAGGCCGGATTACTGCTAAGCCATGGCGTCTGTATATAGGCTTCCAGGCCCGCTGCCGGAAGAAAATACTTCTGATTTTCTCCCCACAAATGAATCTTGGTATCGAACGCAATCGGAGAAAAACCCCATGCCTGCGAAGCCCCGCCGCTCCACGATACCCCATTGCCAAACAAGCGCAGCTCGATATTGTCGGTAGCGCCGTAACGCAGCAGAAATTCGGAATTATACTGGGCAGGATTATTCGTTCCGGTCCCGTAGTAAGTAAAGGGAGACAGCTCGAAATAGCCGCGCCCTTGCGGAAGGGTAAATGCGCTGTTGGGGAAGTTCGCCAAATCGGAACCCGGGTTGCTGACATCGATCTGCGTACGCCATTTGTCTATGTTTTCTGGAAGACGCGCTCGCGAGCGATTGTAACGGCCTTTAAAAAACTCATCCATGGTATCGTCAGCCACCTGCTCTCCGTAGGCGCTAATAGCGGATGCGCCGGGATCGGCATGCACGGGATGCCCATCCTCCGCAGCTACAGGCTGGAGATCGGCGTCTTTCATTATATCGGCAACCAACAACCGGCTATATTCCTGCACCTGCCGGTTAAAACTATCCTGAGCCGCAGTTTCTTCAACAGCAGTGGAAGCGTTTGCGGGAGCGGGCCCCGATGCCGCCGCAGAAGTTGACAATACAGAATTTTTTTCAGAAGGAATTTTCGTATCGGCCGATTTGACCGGCAAGGCGCATCCTGTCAATCCCGAAACAAAACACAGAAGCAGGGCAATATTATAGTTGGATATCAGCATACATATCTTCGCGCCATTCCCCCATGCCATTATTTTCTCCATATTCCGATTGCATGTACCAAGAGTCGCTGAAATAATAACAGAATATTTAAGGATGCTGTCCGGGTTGAAAATGTCCGGACTTATAAACGGCAGCCCGCAAATGGAACAGGAGGCAGCACATGCGCCACGCTTTAATTTTAACCGCACTCTGGCTCGCGTTCAGCCCGCTGCGTGTACTTGCAGCCGACGATGCGAGTTCGGCGCAAAGCGGAGCTGTTATCGAGAAGGCGGACCTCGCAGCACGAAAAAAACTCATCCACGACAATCTGCCCCTAACCGAAACCGAGGCGCGGGCTTTCTGGCCGCTTTATGAAGCCTATGAAAAGCAGCTTAAGCAACTGGGCGAACGCAGAAGCGCGAATCTGGGGCGGCTGGGAGAAGACTTCGAAGCCATGAGTAACGAAAACGCCGCGAAATTCATACGCGACAACCTGAAAATGCAAAGTGATCGCCTGAAAATAACGTCTCAATATTTCAAGGAACTGGAACAGGTTTTGTCCGGAAAAAACCTGGCCAGATATTACCAGATAGAATATCAAATACGCGCTACGATAGATGCCAGAATTTCAGAAAGCATTCCACTGGTAAAATAAGTCAACACCGGCAATATGCTTTTCAGATCTCCTTTCCCGCCAGACACTAAAGAATAACAATATGTTGCGAAAAAACTTTGCCTTGCTGCTCTTGATGCTTACCGCGGGCGGATATTGCGCAGCGGCCCCGGCTCGGGATTTATCCGCCATCGCTTCCTTACCCAGCGACTCATTCGTACACAAATCCATGGAGGCGCGAAAGAAACTGATTCATAAGCACTTGCCGCTGAATAGTCGCGAAGCTCACGATTTCTGGCCTATCTATGATGAGTACCAACAGGAACTGATGCTCGTCTACATACAGCGCAAAGCCACTATCACAAAACTGGGGCGCCACTTCGACGCCATGACCGATGATTTTGCCAAACAGTTTGTAATGGAATCCATCGCACTGCAGGAAGAACGCCTGCATGTGCTGCATAATTATTTTAAAAAGTTCGAAATCGTTCTTCCCGGCAAGCAATTGCTTCGTTTCTACCAGATAGAAAATCGCTTCCGCAGCGCGGTTGATGCGGAACTGGCGGAAAGGATTCCGCTCTTGAAATAAAAAGCAAGGATGCGGCGAAAAAACTTCCTTAACCGATAAGACACTCCCCGATTTTAAGGATTTTCCGTTCGCCTCGCGTGTGTTGAATAACGAATCGAAATCTTCGCAATGACCGTTAATTCGTTCAAGGTTAGACAGGTTCGCCGCGAACAGTTTTTTGCGTCATTGGACAAAATGACAGCGGGCCTCTGAACGGTTATCATCCATCGCTGCCGGCTTATCAGGTTTTCTCGCTCCAGCCTTCAATTCC of Candidatus Methylospira mobilis contains these proteins:
- a CDS encoding EF-hand domain-containing protein, which produces MFFKYLSNKLPRVVLSIGICLAATGASYAQTANEQIQLAETRFKAADKNGDGKLTLEEAKGGMPRIAAGFENIDTEKKGYLTLEQIKAVVAAH
- a CDS encoding transporter → MAWGNGAKICMLISNYNIALLLCFVSGLTGCALPVKSADTKIPSEKNSVLSTSAAASGPAPANASTAVEETAAQDSFNRQVQEYSRLLVADIMKDADLQPVAAEDGHPVHADPGASAISAYGEQVADDTMDEFFKGRYNRSRARLPENIDKWRTQIDVSNPGSDLANFPNSAFTLPQGRGYFELSPFTYYGTGTNNPAQYNSEFLLRYGATDNIELRLFGNGVSWSGGASQAWGFSPIAFDTKIHLWGENQKYFLPAAGLEAYIQTPWLSSNPAFYQGTQPSISFNFDQSLPFDIDFEYNLGATRTLTQGNSSVNAWEFVFQWAFQRDFFSKDFAVFVHGYYNAMGLPRGPQVLSSYDNDNKPKQNAVGAGFVWTINHRLQLYGQTSGGTTQFTNSIISMLGFVAAF
- a CDS encoding (2Fe-2S) ferredoxin domain-containing protein, whose translation is MNDDTRTAIPEKPKMADYKRLLLVCTGPRCTLNGEGQTLFDGLGEKFKAAGIDQGPLRVKRTRVSCFATCKAGPIVCVQPDGIWYYNVNEANLDRIIQQHLVGGEPVEDLIYHRGPEL
- a CDS encoding H-NS histone family protein yields the protein MSTSYKELQERIAELSRQAEAIREQELANVIAEIKQKIHEYGITAAQLGFRGEGGKASGRNKPNIVAKYRDPDSGSTWGGVGAKPKWLRHYESVGRDKEEFKI